The sequence CTGTGTCTTTCATTAAAGAGCGGCGATATGATGAAAATCCTACCCGGTCCAGCCTCCAAGGAGCTAGGTGGAAAAATAGCCAGCCTTCTAGGCTTGGAACCAACCCCGGTCTTTTTTAAGGTTTTTCCAGACGGCGAATCCTACGTGAGACTTGAAGGAACAGTTGAAGGCGAAACCGCTGTTATAGTACAAACGACAAGTCCACCGCAGGATCAGCGACTAATCCAGCTGGCTCTGATGGTGGATGCCGCTAAGAGAAATAACGCTAAAACCATTATAGCGGTTGTGCCCTATTTAGCGTATGCCCGCCAAGACAAGCTTTTCCTCAAAGGCGAAGCCATAAGCATAGAAGCCATCGCAAGAATGCTTAAAGCTGCAGGTGTAGACAGCTTAATAACAGTAAATATTCATGAGAAAAACGTCCTAGCAAGGTTCCCATTTCCGGCAAAGAACCTCTCAGCTATCCCGATTCTGGCAGA comes from Candidatus Bathyarchaeota archaeon and encodes:
- a CDS encoding ribose-phosphate diphosphokinase: MMKILPGPASKELGGKIASLLGLEPTPVFFKVFPDGESYVRLEGTVEGETAVIVQTTSPPQDQRLIQLALMVDAAKRNNAKTIIAVVPYLAYARQDKLFLKGEAISIEAIARMLKAAGVDSLITVNIHEKNVLARFPFPAKNLSAIPILAEYFKRRGFKDAFALAPDKGAIHIVQEAAKVLGCECGYLEKHRDRYTGLVSVEKKEFNVEGKTVVIFDDIISTGGTIMAATKLLYELGAAEVYAACVHPLLVGEAEKRLRETGVKEIVGTDSVPSHVSKVSLAPLIAQALREL